A single region of the Alteriqipengyuania flavescens genome encodes:
- the hisG gene encoding ATP phosphoribosyltransferase, translating to MTSNSLTFAVPKGRILDDALPLMARAGVVPDAAFHDKASRALSFATEGGDMRIIRVRAFDVATFVAHGAAQVGIVGSDVIEEFDYPDLYAPVDLDIGHCHLAVAEPKGGAADTSGASHLRVATKYPNITSRYFEKRGIQAECVKLNGAMELAPSLGLAGRIVDLVSSGQTLKDNGLVETGHIMDITARLIVNRAALKTDLRVGALVERFRAIASERKAA from the coding sequence ATGACCAGCAACAGCCTGACTTTCGCAGTGCCCAAGGGGCGCATCCTCGACGATGCGCTGCCGCTGATGGCGCGCGCGGGCGTGGTGCCCGATGCCGCCTTTCACGACAAGGCCAGCCGTGCGCTGAGCTTTGCCACCGAAGGCGGCGACATGCGCATCATCCGCGTGCGCGCATTCGACGTGGCGACATTCGTGGCCCACGGCGCGGCGCAGGTCGGCATCGTGGGATCGGACGTGATTGAGGAATTCGATTATCCGGACCTCTATGCGCCCGTCGATCTCGACATCGGGCACTGCCACCTCGCCGTGGCGGAACCGAAAGGCGGCGCGGCAGACACAAGCGGCGCCAGCCACCTGCGCGTCGCGACCAAGTATCCGAACATCACCAGCCGCTATTTCGAGAAGCGCGGCATCCAGGCCGAATGCGTCAAGCTGAACGGCGCGATGGAACTGGCGCCCTCGCTCGGCCTTGCAGGGCGGATCGTCGACCTCGTCTCCAGCGGGCAGACGCTGAAGGACAACGGGCTGGTCGAAACCGGCCATATCATGGACATTACCGCCCGGCTGATCGTCAACCGCGCCGCGCTGAAGACCGACCTGCGCGTCGGCGCGCTGGTGGAACGGTTCCGGGCCATCGCAAGCGAAAGGAAGGCCGCATGA